The Borreliella mayonii genome has a segment encoding these proteins:
- the rpsR gene encoding 30S ribosomal protein S18, which produces MYKDRDANQRDSRFENQQDGFKKNSNFRFFKRKSCKFCDSGKHPDYKDFDFLKKFITEQGKILPKRITGTSAKHQRRLALEIKRARYMALLPFVKK; this is translated from the coding sequence ATGTATAAAGATAGAGATGCAAATCAAAGAGATTCAAGATTTGAAAATCAGCAAGATGGCTTTAAAAAAAATTCAAATTTCAGATTTTTTAAGAGAAAGTCATGTAAATTTTGTGATTCTGGCAAACATCCTGATTATAAGGATTTTGATTTTCTTAAAAAGTTTATTACCGAGCAAGGTAAAATTTTACCTAAAAGAATTACTGGAACTTCTGCTAAGCATCAAAGGCGCTTGGCATTAGAAATTAAACGGGCAAGATATATGGCTTTGTTGCCTTTTGTAAAAAAATAA
- the rpsF gene encoding 30S ribosomal protein S6, with translation MIKRYEACFLFKSEEIEYKGSLEEVKKSLEFFSATDIVSNFIGERALEYPIKKQARGRYEIIEFSMEGNNLKELESRLKLIKNLLRYMILVKIVRKINTKKIKRRNFREFRDNIDKDSLKGTSKVETPIGSESTDVQEK, from the coding sequence ATGATTAAAAGATATGAGGCATGTTTTTTGTTTAAAAGTGAAGAGATTGAATATAAAGGTTCTTTAGAAGAGGTTAAAAAATCTTTAGAATTTTTTAGTGCAACTGATATTGTTAGCAATTTTATTGGAGAGAGAGCCTTAGAATATCCTATCAAAAAACAAGCTAGAGGTCGTTATGAAATAATAGAGTTTAGTATGGAAGGTAATAATTTAAAAGAGCTTGAATCAAGGCTTAAGTTAATTAAAAACTTGCTTAGGTATATGATTTTGGTTAAAATAGTTAGAAAGATCAATACTAAAAAAATCAAAAGAAGAAATTTTAGAGAATTTAGAGACAATATTGACAAAGACAGTCTTAAAGGTACTTCTAAAGTTGAAACACCAATAGGTTCTGAAAGCACAGATGTTCAGGAAAAATAA
- a CDS encoding PTS transporter subunit EIIC, with protein MINFIKIINFSSLQKFSKALRVPISILPVSCLLVGIGSVFSNSSSVVYVDKIFIQNILGLMKAIGNAILLNMPLIFSIGISIGVARIGQGTAALGGLIGYLTFNITGNYFIETFSGLVEAETMSSVGRINFLGVQTLNTGIAGSLAVGLVVGYLHNKFYNMKLPKPFIFFSECHFIPIVIILPFCVFLAIFFCLIWSSFDDLIASLGLFVFRFEYFGSFLYGFLNRLLLPLGLHSILSFPFEFTSLGGVEIVNGNTVRGLKNIFYAQLLDPSLGKFSSGFAKISSGFYISIMFGLPGAALGVYKGIVHEDKNKVAALLLSGALTSFLTGITEPLEFLFIFTAPLLYFVHATYSGFALLLANFFNVTIGDSFSTGFLDFFMFGILQGNSKTNWISVVPLGAIFFTLYYFTFSWLYRYFDFQIFVADDPFFEGQEGKLESLGIAHLLIQGLGGFDNITKLDVCSTRLHVDIVNNELVNNDLLKEAGVLKVVLVNGKVQLFYGSNVYYIKKAIDTYSPKSLFEASVMVAVDNVKKGFKTYIEIKEDKKLENQGKSGKTYKLSELEED; from the coding sequence ATGATTAATTTTATTAAAATAATTAACTTTTCAAGTTTGCAAAAATTTTCTAAAGCACTACGAGTGCCTATTTCTATTTTACCAGTTTCGTGTTTGTTAGTTGGTATTGGATCTGTATTTTCAAATTCTTCTAGTGTTGTTTATGTTGATAAAATTTTTATTCAAAATATTTTAGGTTTAATGAAGGCTATAGGTAATGCTATTCTTCTCAATATGCCTTTAATTTTTTCTATTGGAATTTCTATTGGAGTTGCAAGAATTGGGCAAGGAACAGCTGCTTTAGGGGGCCTTATTGGTTATTTAACATTTAATATTACTGGAAATTATTTTATTGAAACTTTCTCAGGACTTGTTGAAGCAGAAACAATGTCTTCTGTGGGGCGTATAAATTTTTTGGGTGTTCAAACTTTAAATACAGGAATTGCAGGTTCTTTAGCAGTAGGGCTTGTAGTTGGCTATTTGCATAACAAATTTTATAATATGAAGCTACCCAAACCTTTTATTTTTTTTTCAGAGTGCCATTTTATTCCTATAGTAATAATTTTGCCTTTTTGTGTTTTTTTGGCTATATTTTTTTGTTTGATTTGGTCAAGTTTTGACGATTTAATTGCATCTTTAGGTTTGTTTGTTTTTAGGTTTGAATATTTTGGCAGTTTTCTTTATGGATTTTTAAATAGGTTGTTATTGCCTTTGGGATTGCATTCTATTTTATCTTTTCCTTTTGAGTTTACTTCTTTGGGGGGGGTAGAGATTGTTAATGGCAATACTGTCAGAGGTCTTAAGAATATATTTTATGCTCAGTTATTAGACCCATCACTTGGTAAATTTTCATCAGGCTTTGCCAAGATTAGCAGCGGATTTTATATTTCTATTATGTTTGGACTGCCCGGAGCAGCATTAGGGGTTTACAAGGGGATTGTTCATGAAGATAAAAATAAGGTTGCAGCGCTTCTTTTATCTGGAGCTTTGACATCTTTTTTAACAGGAATAACTGAGCCTTTAGAATTTTTATTTATTTTTACAGCACCTTTGCTTTATTTTGTTCATGCCACTTATTCGGGATTTGCATTGTTGCTTGCTAATTTTTTTAATGTTACGATTGGCGATAGCTTTTCTACTGGATTTTTGGATTTTTTTATGTTTGGAATACTTCAAGGAAATTCTAAGACAAATTGGATCAGTGTAGTACCTTTAGGGGCAATCTTTTTTACTCTTTATTATTTTACTTTTAGTTGGCTTTATAGATATTTTGATTTCCAAATATTTGTTGCAGATGATCCATTTTTTGAAGGTCAAGAAGGCAAGTTAGAGAGTCTGGGGATTGCTCATCTTTTAATTCAAGGTCTTGGCGGATTTGATAATATTACAAAACTTGATGTTTGTTCTACAAGATTGCATGTAGATATTGTTAATAATGAGCTTGTTAATAATGATTTACTTAAAGAGGCTGGAGTTCTTAAGGTAGTGCTTGTTAATGGCAAGGTACAGCTCTTTTATGGGTCTAATGTTTATTATATTAAAAAAGCTATTGATACCTATTCTCCAAAGAGTCTTTTTGAAGCTAGTGTTATGGTTGCAGTTGATAATGTAAAAAAGGGTTTTAAAACTTATATTGAAATAAAAGAAGACAAAAAACTTGAAAATCAAGGTAAATCGGGAAAAACATATAAGCTTAGCGAATTAGAAGAAGATTGA
- a CDS encoding single-stranded DNA-binding protein, with protein MADINSLVLSGRLTRDSELSYTESGMAILRFSLANNRRMKKNDEWIDYPQYFDCVIFSKRAESLNDYLKKGKQVVVSGSLKYESWQDRNTGDKRSKVNIFVDNLQMFSSGSNTIQMQDSDINSLTNHQKEDVVRDIDIVDDKFSEDIPF; from the coding sequence ATGGCTGATATTAATTCATTAGTATTATCTGGTAGGCTTACAAGAGATTCTGAGCTTTCTTATACAGAAAGTGGCATGGCCATTCTTAGGTTTTCTTTAGCTAATAATAGAAGAATGAAGAAAAATGATGAATGGATTGATTACCCACAATATTTTGATTGTGTTATTTTTTCAAAAAGAGCCGAAAGTCTCAACGATTATTTAAAAAAGGGTAAACAAGTTGTGGTAAGTGGATCTCTTAAATATGAAAGCTGGCAAGATAGGAATACGGGTGATAAGAGGAGTAAGGTAAATATATTTGTAGATAATTTACAAATGTTTAGTTCAGGCTCTAATACTATTCAAATGCAAGATTCAGATATTAATAGTTTGACAAACCATCAAAAAGAAGATGTAGTTAGGGATATTGATATTGTTGATGATAAATTTAGCGAAGATATACCTTTTTAA
- the trhA gene encoding PAQR family membrane homeostasis protein TrhA, whose amino-acid sequence MCFKENKLKNHSLSDVNTSKIPKNELFSSISHLFGIILSVIGTTILVTISTLKKKDLHILVFFIYGFSMTLLYVMSTLYHIFPKGSKIKKIFRKFDHISIFILIAGTYTPACAILVPNKSGLIILCIVWSLAIIGIIFKAIFTNSPGWLNGSIFIIMGWIILFKINPIYKALNGKGFFWLVFGGIVYTIGGIVYILSKKFNPIINMKMHDVFHILIIIASASHFWLMLKYISNF is encoded by the coding sequence ATGTGCTTTAAAGAAAACAAACTTAAAAATCATTCGTTAAGCGATGTTAATACAAGCAAAATACCAAAAAATGAACTCTTTAGTTCAATATCGCATCTTTTTGGAATTATTTTGTCTGTTATTGGAACAACAATTCTTGTTACAATATCTACTCTTAAGAAAAAAGATTTACATATACTTGTATTCTTTATTTACGGATTTTCAATGACCTTATTATATGTAATGAGCACTCTTTACCACATATTCCCAAAAGGAAGCAAAATAAAAAAAATATTTAGAAAATTTGATCATATTTCAATATTTATTCTAATAGCAGGAACATATACTCCTGCATGTGCAATTCTTGTACCAAACAAGTCGGGGCTAATAATCTTATGTATAGTGTGGAGTCTGGCTATAATTGGAATCATTTTTAAAGCAATATTTACAAATAGCCCTGGGTGGCTTAATGGATCTATATTTATAATCATGGGGTGGATTATCCTTTTTAAAATTAATCCCATCTACAAGGCCCTTAACGGAAAAGGATTTTTTTGGCTAGTTTTTGGTGGAATTGTATATACAATAGGCGGAATAGTATACATATTAAGTAAAAAATTTAATCCAATAATTAACATGAAAATGCATGATGTATTTCATATATTAATAATAATCGCATCAGCATCTCACTTTTGGCTTATGCTAAAATACATTTCTAATTTTTAA